The Corynebacterium minutissimum genome includes the window TGAGACTGACTTTTGGCGCGTGCTCGTGGCGTTGTCCATCCGCCATGTGGGCCCCATCGCTGCCCGCGCGCTCGCTACGCGTTTCGGATCGATGGGGGCGCTGCGTGAAGCCTCGGTGGAGCAGCTCGCCGATACCGATGGGGTGGGCAGCATCATTGCTGAATCCTTTAAAGTTTGGTTCGAGGTGGACTGGCACGACAACATCGTCCAGAAGTGGACCGCAGCAGGCGTGACGATGGCGGATGAAGTCAGTGACAAACCCGAACAAACCCTGGAGGGCCTCACCGTCGTGGTCACCGGGACTCTAGAAAACTTCACCCGTGATTCTGCCAAGGAAGCCATCATTACCCGTGGCGGCAAGGCCTCTGGGTCAGTGTCAAAGAAAACCAACTACGTCGTCGTGGGCGAGAATGCTGGCTCCAAAGAACAAAAGGCTCGTGACCTTGGTTTGACCATCCTCGATGAGGCCGGCTTCGAGCGCCTGTTGGAGACCGGAGAGGCATGAAGCTAGCTGCCTGTGACCTTGACGGCACCATCTACTTCGACGGGCACATGCCGGAAGATGTTCCCGCAGCCATTGCAGAATGGCGAGCTGCGGGCAACCTGGCCGTAGTGGCCACAGGCAAATCTCCCTATGCGATGCGGCGGGCGCTGGAGCCTTTCGACATCGATTTCGACTACTACCTCTTGTGCAACGGCACGGTCATCCTCGACGGTGAGCAGCGCCTTCTCTATGAGAACCATGTCCCGCCGGAGGCTGTGCGTGCCGTCTACGAGTATGTGCGTGACATTCCTGACTTAGACCTTTACTGCACGCGTCTCGACGGTCCCGACGGACACCTTGTGCGAAACGTCAATGGAGTACACAACCCCATCATCACGGACCCGGTTCCGGTTCCATCTATTGCGATTGAGCAGGAAGTCTTTCCCCTGGTGGCGGCGTGGACGCCGGGGAACACAGACCTACAACATGACATTGCGTCGTGGGTAGCGGCACATTTCGACGTTGGTACGGCGCTAAACCGCAACTTCTTCGACATCACTCCGCTTGGGCATGACAAGGGCTTTGCCTTGACATGGTTGATGGATTACCTCGCGCTTGACCGAGCGGATACAGAGGTCATCACATTGGGCGATGGTCACAATGACCTGCCCATGCATGCGCTTGCCGACGTCCCCCTCACCTTCCCCTGGGCACATTCCACCGTCCGCGAGGCCTGTCATGTAATCGTAGACTCCGCCGTGGAGGGCCTACTAAGGTATTCATCATGAAGATCGCGGCTCTGGATATGGACGGCACTGTCTACGTCGATGAGAACATCACGGAGGCGGTCAAGGAAGCGATTGCCGCGTGGCGCTCGGCCGGCAATCTCGCTGTTTCCGCCACCGGTAAGTCCATTGCTAACGCCCGCGGTACGCTCGAGCCCTTTGGTGTGGAGCTGGACTACCACGTGCTGTACAACGGCACGGTTCTCACCGAGGGGGATTACACGGTCCTTCAGGAAGAGCACTTGGCTGCCGATACTGTCACGGCCATTGCTGAACGCTTCACAGGCAAGGCGCTCAATATCTATACCACCGGCCTGACCGGGGCCGACCAGCTTGTGTGGGACGGCCTCTCCGGCCAGGAGTCATCGATGGTGGCAGGGGCGCAGGTGGCGGACCTGGAGGTCGCCGCCAAGCGCGACACCACACTGATGTCCTTGTGGATTCCTGGTGATGCCGCGCTGCGACAGGAGGTGGACGAGTGGGTTCGTGCGAATTGTGACGTCGAGTCATCTTTCAACTGCGATTTCTACGACATCATGCCGCCAGGGCACAACAAGGGAGAAGGCTTGACGCGGCTTCTGAGCAGCCTCGGCCATGAGGATACCGAGCTCTACACCTTCGGCGATAGCTTCAACGATCTCTCCATGCATGCCATAGCCACGGAGTCCTTTAGCTTCCCGCACGGAGAAATTGGCGGCCACGTCGACCACATTGTGCCGGACGTCGCCGCGGGGTTGAATGGCCTCCTGGCACGCTCCTAGCTCAGGTGCTCCTAGCTTAGGAAAGCGCCCAAAATAGCGCCCAAGTCACCGAGATGTTCGACTTCTGATGCGAGGTAGTCCGGACCGCCCACGCGGCCCATCACCACAACGTACTTGGTGCCCACGAGGGGAGCAGCAGCCAGTGCGGAATCGAGCAGCGCCCATGACTCTGGAATCCACGTGTCTTTCTCCGGATGGAGGATGCGGGCGGAGTCGATGCTGAGATCGGTTGGGATCGTGCCATCGTCGGCAGGCGCGGCGTCGGAGGACGCAATACGCTTGATGGGGTCTTCATTAGTGATTACGACGGCCCACGTTGATGTCAGCGCCTTGGGGATTGCCGCGCAGACTTCCTCCATTGCGGCTTTGACATTGCGGCGCGAGGCCACGGTGGCGAGCAAACGGATCTGGCCTCGGCGATCGACGCGCCCGCTAAATGGGCGGATAGAATCAATCTCCACGCCGTCTACTGTCTGCGCAGCAGTAATAATCTCATCAGCCATGGTGGTCTTCGGCAGATCTAGGACAATGTCATCCATAACGGTGCCGTCGGGGAAGTTCTCCACGATGTCCACAGAGCGAATATCGGCCTCAATCTCTCCGAGGGCATTGGCTAAAAGGCCTAGGCTGCCAGGGGTATCGGGGAGAAGGACACGGACGAGGTACGACATATGTTTCTTTCTCTGGGCAGGTTTGTGAAGGAGAATTAATAGGTTAACCTAACGTGATCTATGGTACACAAGCGTCCGAATAGTATTCAATAACCTCGGTGGTGTACATGCGCCCGGAGTGGTGGTGGCGACGGCGAACGCGTGCAGTACCATGGGTGCTTAGCTATTAACCGTCTCGATGAATAAAAGGATGGAGTTCGCGTGTCTGATATTTCG containing:
- a CDS encoding HAD family hydrolase translates to MKLAACDLDGTIYFDGHMPEDVPAAIAEWRAAGNLAVVATGKSPYAMRRALEPFDIDFDYYLLCNGTVILDGEQRLLYENHVPPEAVRAVYEYVRDIPDLDLYCTRLDGPDGHLVRNVNGVHNPIITDPVPVPSIAIEQEVFPLVAAWTPGNTDLQHDIASWVAAHFDVGTALNRNFFDITPLGHDKGFALTWLMDYLALDRADTEVITLGDGHNDLPMHALADVPLTFPWAHSTVREACHVIVDSAVEGLLRYSS
- a CDS encoding HAD family hydrolase, which encodes MKIAALDMDGTVYVDENITEAVKEAIAAWRSAGNLAVSATGKSIANARGTLEPFGVELDYHVLYNGTVLTEGDYTVLQEEHLAADTVTAIAERFTGKALNIYTTGLTGADQLVWDGLSGQESSMVAGAQVADLEVAAKRDTTLMSLWIPGDAALRQEVDEWVRANCDVESSFNCDFYDIMPPGHNKGEGLTRLLSSLGHEDTELYTFGDSFNDLSMHAIATESFSFPHGEIGGHVDHIVPDVAAGLNGLLARS
- a CDS encoding amino acid-binding ACT domain protein, whose amino-acid sequence is MSYLVRVLLPDTPGSLGLLANALGEIEADIRSVDIVENFPDGTVMDDIVLDLPKTTMADEIITAAQTVDGVEIDSIRPFSGRVDRRGQIRLLATVASRRNVKAAMEEVCAAIPKALTSTWAVVITNEDPIKRIASSDAAPADDGTIPTDLSIDSARILHPEKDTWIPESWALLDSALAAAPLVGTKYVVVMGRVGGPDYLASEVEHLGDLGAILGAFLS